The region AGCAGCGGGGTGAGCGGAGTGATCCCCTCCTTGTCGATCGCGACGGTGTCCATGCAGGCCGCGTAGAATGTGCCGACTTTCCATGATGCAGAACCCGCGGCGAGCTTGCCCGCGGCAGCATCCTTCGCGTCGCGTTCGAGAATGTCGTGGAGCACCGCTTCGTTGCGATCGGCGAGCTGCTGGAAGGCACCCCATTCCGGATACGCCGACGGAATGGTGTCGTGCTTGAGCCAGCCGCCGTTGGCGAACTGGTAGAAGTTGGTGCACGGTGCGCAGGTCGTGTCGAGATTCGCCCGCGAAATGGCCGGCGACGAAGGTGGTGCGGCGCTCTTCGGGGCACAGGCAATGGCGAAGAGCGAGAGCGCAGCAAGCGCCGCGACGGCATGACGGGTGCGATGATGCATGGGATCCTCGGCGGGGAATTGCCTTAATGATACTGTCTCGCGCTTCGGGCGGGGCGCGCGAGGTACCTTTGAGTATCCTCATCAATCCCGTAGTGAATCGCCGCACCGCACCGGAAAAGGATCGCAGATGACTCCGCGTCAATGGGACTGGCTCCGCGATTTCTCCATCCGATTGCTCATGTTCGGATTCTTTGCGGTGGCCGCTCTCATGCTGCGTCAGCCAGGCCACGAGCCATTGGTCGCGTTGCCGCTCCCCGCACGGATCGTCGCAGCGGTCTTCCTTGCGGTCCTGCTCTCGGCGCTGAGCGCCACCTTCAAGGATTGGCGCAGACAACGCCTCGCCCGGCGGCTCCCCACGAACTAGTCACGGGCTGCCGTCCCCCTCCTGTTGCTTTTCGACAGGAGCACCTCCATCTTCTGTCGGAACCCGACAGAAGAGCCCCCATGTCCGCGCCATCCTCCGACGTCGTCCGTGGCACCCTCGATCTCCTGATCCTCAAGACCCTCGCGCTTGACGCCATGCATGGCTGGGGAATCTCGCAACGGATCCAGCAGATGTCCCGCGGGGTGCTCGATGTCAATCAGGGGTCGCTCTACCCCGCCCTCCAGCGGCTGGAGCAGAAGGGATGGATCGACAGCGACTGGCGCGCCAGCGATAACAATCGCCGCGCCAAG is a window of Gemmatimonadales bacterium DNA encoding:
- a CDS encoding PadR family transcriptional regulator, translating into MSAPSSDVVRGTLDLLILKTLALDAMHGWGISQRIQQMSRGVLDVNQGSLYPALQRLEQKGWIDSDWRASDNNRRAKYYRLTAIGRRALHQETASWRRYVATIDLILGEV